One segment of Pseudomonas pohangensis DNA contains the following:
- a CDS encoding REP-associated tyrosine transposase, with protein sequence MGRSRYVITEPDKPHFLTCTVMEWLPLFTRPALVEILLDCWRYQQAHQGLRLYGYVVLENHLHFIAQAPDLSRCVSSFKSFTARRIIDQLTAQGAERLLERLRFARRAHKLDRAYQLWQEGAHAELVYSPAVMREKLDYIHHNPLQRGYVDRAEHWRYSSARNYAGQQGLIEIDRWD encoded by the coding sequence ATGGGCCGCAGCCGCTACGTCATTACCGAACCGGATAAGCCGCACTTCCTCACCTGTACAGTCATGGAGTGGCTACCGCTATTCACCCGACCTGCACTGGTGGAAATACTGCTCGACTGCTGGCGCTACCAGCAGGCACATCAAGGGCTGCGGCTGTACGGCTACGTTGTATTGGAAAACCATCTGCATTTCATCGCTCAGGCGCCGGACCTGAGTCGCTGTGTCAGCAGCTTCAAGTCCTTCACCGCGCGCCGGATTATCGACCAACTGACCGCGCAAGGCGCGGAACGTTTGCTGGAGCGACTGCGTTTTGCCAGGCGCGCACACAAGCTCGACCGTGCCTACCAGCTCTGGCAGGAAGGCGCCCATGCGGAGCTGGTCTATAGCCCGGCGGTGATGCGCGAAAAGCTCGATTACATCCATCACAATCCGTTGCAGCGTGGCTATGTGGATCGCGCGGAGCATTGGCGTTATTCAAGTGCGCGCAACTATGCAGGGCAACAGGGGTTGATTGAAATCGATCGCTGGGATTGA
- a CDS encoding aminotransferase-like domain-containing protein, whose translation MTLYREIALRINTRIEQGLYKPGDRLPGVRPLSEQFGVSISTVVQAQRQLESQGSIEARPRSGYYICQRPWLKPEVPTASRPPQKPMPVSGQELVLQLARAANQSDFVQLGAAVPHAAFLPLRALQRSLGKAARGYQQHANYAFPPGLPQLQEEIARRMLIAGDVVNPQDIVITDGCQEAVALSLRAVAKAGDVIAIESPTFYGLLQVIESLGMKALEIPTDPQQGMSLAALQMAVEQWPVKACVTIANFSNPLGSLMPDAQKQALVKMARQHRFALIEDDIYGDLGFSGERPRSLKSFADDPLDQVYYCASFSKTVSPGLRCGWVHAPLPSVERIMYLKHVTNLATSSISQLALADYLAQGSHERYLRQVQTLYRQQVALFSQAISKYFPAGTRVTQPAGGFVLWVEFDPRVDTLALTHRAIEHKISIVPGQIFSATQKYRNCIRLNCAQPWSARLEAALMELGRQVQGMLDSV comes from the coding sequence ATGACGCTTTATCGGGAAATTGCCCTGCGAATCAACACCCGCATCGAGCAGGGGCTGTACAAGCCCGGCGACCGGCTGCCCGGAGTGCGCCCGCTCAGTGAACAGTTCGGCGTGAGTATTTCCACCGTGGTGCAGGCCCAGCGGCAACTGGAAAGCCAGGGCTCGATAGAGGCACGCCCGCGTTCGGGTTACTACATTTGCCAGCGCCCGTGGCTCAAGCCGGAAGTACCGACCGCCTCGCGGCCGCCGCAGAAACCGATGCCGGTCAGCGGTCAGGAACTGGTGTTGCAACTGGCCCGTGCTGCCAACCAGAGCGATTTCGTGCAACTCGGGGCTGCCGTGCCGCATGCGGCATTCCTGCCGCTGCGGGCCCTGCAGCGCAGTCTCGGCAAAGCCGCGCGCGGTTATCAGCAACACGCCAATTACGCCTTTCCACCGGGGCTGCCGCAACTGCAGGAAGAAATCGCCCGGCGCATGCTGATCGCCGGTGATGTGGTGAATCCGCAGGACATCGTGATTACCGACGGCTGCCAGGAAGCGGTTGCCCTGTCCTTGCGGGCCGTAGCCAAGGCCGGGGATGTCATCGCCATCGAGTCGCCGACCTTTTACGGCCTGCTGCAGGTGATTGAGTCACTGGGCATGAAAGCCCTGGAAATCCCCACCGATCCGCAGCAGGGCATGAGTCTGGCGGCGCTGCAAATGGCGGTGGAACAGTGGCCGGTTAAGGCCTGCGTGACCATTGCCAACTTCAGCAACCCGCTCGGCAGCCTGATGCCCGACGCGCAAAAGCAGGCGCTGGTAAAGATGGCCCGGCAGCACCGCTTCGCCCTGATCGAGGATGACATCTACGGCGACCTGGGCTTTTCCGGAGAGCGCCCGCGCTCGCTGAAATCCTTTGCCGACGATCCGCTGGATCAGGTTTATTACTGCGCTTCGTTTTCCAAAACCGTGTCGCCGGGGCTGCGCTGTGGCTGGGTGCATGCGCCGCTGCCGAGTGTCGAACGCATCATGTACCTCAAGCATGTGACCAATCTGGCCACCAGTTCGATCTCCCAGCTGGCGCTGGCCGACTATCTGGCCCAGGGCAGCCACGAACGTTATCTGCGCCAGGTACAGACGCTGTACCGCCAGCAGGTGGCGTTGTTCAGTCAGGCGATCAGCAAGTATTTCCCGGCGGGCACACGGGTCACCCAGCCGGCCGGTGGTTTCGTCCTGTGGGTGGAGTTCGATCCGCGTGTCGACACCCTGGCCCTGACCCATAGGGCCATCGAGCACAAGATCAGCATAGTGCCGGGACAGATCTTCTCGGCGACGCAGAAATACCGCAACTGCATCCGTCTCAACTGCGCCCAGCCGTGGTCGGCCAGACTGGAAGCGGCCCTGATGGAACTGGGCCGGCAGGTGCAGGGCATGCTCGACAGCGTCTGA
- a CDS encoding CAP domain-containing protein: MHLIALSVRAAVLALGLLLASAAMASEEAQLIDSINAYRSQAQSCDGKGTPELPPLHSDPRLLLPVDGVGDLQAALAAAAYPMMNVQAISLSGPRDAQSAMQALRESFCRVLLDPQFIDIGINRQQRDWRIVLARPLLAGRMGNWQAEGQNLLKQINDARALARQCGAQAFAATAPLSWNATLGSVAEAHSRAMANGNYFAHKDRNGHTPGDRAELAGYAGAAIGENIAAAMDSPQRVVEGWLASPAHCANLMNPQFREFGAAYAVDPKSDAGIYWTALFGRP; this comes from the coding sequence ATGCACCTTATCGCCTTGTCTGTCCGTGCAGCCGTGCTGGCGCTGGGCCTGCTGTTGGCCAGCGCTGCCATGGCCAGCGAGGAAGCGCAGCTTATTGATTCGATCAATGCCTACCGCAGCCAGGCGCAGTCCTGTGACGGCAAAGGCACGCCCGAGCTGCCGCCGCTGCACAGTGATCCGCGCCTGCTGCTGCCGGTGGACGGGGTGGGTGACCTGCAGGCTGCGCTGGCTGCAGCGGCTTATCCGATGATGAATGTGCAGGCCATCAGCCTGTCCGGCCCGCGCGATGCACAATCGGCGATGCAGGCGCTGCGCGAGAGTTTCTGCCGGGTATTGCTCGATCCGCAGTTCATCGATATCGGCATAAACCGCCAGCAGCGCGACTGGCGCATCGTGCTGGCGCGACCGCTGCTGGCAGGGCGCATGGGTAACTGGCAGGCCGAGGGGCAGAATCTGCTCAAGCAGATCAACGATGCCCGGGCACTGGCCCGCCAGTGTGGCGCTCAGGCTTTTGCCGCCACGGCGCCGCTGAGCTGGAATGCCACCCTCGGCAGCGTGGCCGAGGCCCATAGCCGGGCCATGGCCAATGGCAACTACTTCGCCCACAAGGACCGCAACGGCCACACGCCGGGCGACCGCGCCGAGCTGGCCGGCTATGCCGGGGCGGCGATCGGCGAGAACATCGCCGCCGCCATGGACTCGCCGCAGCGGGTGGTCGAAGGTTGGCTGGCCAGCCCGGCACATTGCGCCAATCTGATGAATCCGCAGTTTCGCGAGTTCGGCGCGGCCTACGCGGTCGACCCGAAAAGCGATGCCGGCATCTACTGGACAGCGCTGTTCGGCAGGCCCTGA
- a CDS encoding DUF1615 domain-containing protein, with protein sequence MARRQQRSGLFCSLLILLAGCSSTPDKGSREPAEVRAQLVTLLPENLADRQGWAADIQFAFQSMQLLPSTENLCAVLAVTAQETGFKADPAVPGLGRIAREEIDRRAARLGIPQMAVSAALSLKSPDGRSYATRIAKVQTERDLSLLYEQLIDQVPLGAQLLARANPVRTAGPMQVSIAFAEQHAAELDYPYADAGSIRHEVFTRRGGLYFGIAHLLDYRNSYTRHLYRFADFNAGWYASRNAAFQGAVTAATNVPLVEDGDLVIPASLFGNKVGSTETAVRKLAGPLGMSDGQIRQALEQGRSFEFEQGALYAKVYALAEQRKGRPLTREALPNIRLESPKITRKLTTAWFANRVQERYQRCINKAFAN encoded by the coding sequence ATGGCCCGCCGGCAGCAGCGCAGCGGCCTGTTCTGCAGCCTGCTGATACTGCTCGCGGGCTGCAGTTCGACGCCGGACAAGGGCAGCCGTGAGCCTGCCGAAGTGCGCGCGCAGCTGGTCACGCTGTTACCGGAAAACCTCGCCGATCGGCAGGGCTGGGCGGCGGATATCCAGTTCGCCTTCCAGAGCATGCAGCTATTGCCGAGCACGGAGAACCTCTGTGCGGTGCTGGCGGTTACCGCGCAGGAAACCGGCTTCAAGGCCGATCCGGCAGTGCCGGGGCTGGGCCGCATTGCTCGCGAGGAAATCGACCGCCGCGCCGCCCGTCTGGGTATTCCGCAGATGGCGGTGAGTGCCGCGTTGTCGCTCAAATCTCCCGATGGGCGCAGCTATGCCACGCGCATTGCCAAAGTGCAGACCGAGCGCGACCTGAGCCTGCTTTACGAACAACTCATCGACCAGGTGCCACTGGGCGCGCAACTGCTGGCCAGGGCCAACCCGGTGCGTACTGCCGGGCCGATGCAGGTGAGCATCGCCTTCGCCGAGCAGCATGCGGCCGAGCTGGACTACCCCTATGCCGACGCAGGGTCGATCCGCCACGAAGTATTCACCCGCCGTGGCGGCCTGTATTTCGGCATTGCCCACCTGCTCGACTACCGCAACAGCTACACCCGCCACCTGTACCGTTTTGCCGACTTCAACGCCGGCTGGTATGCCAGCCGTAACGCGGCCTTCCAGGGCGCGGTGACTGCCGCTACCAATGTGCCACTGGTTGAGGATGGTGATCTGGTGATTCCGGCGAGCCTGTTCGGCAACAAGGTCGGCAGCACCGAGACCGCCGTCCGCAAGCTGGCCGGTCCCCTGGGCATGAGTGACGGGCAGATTCGCCAGGCGCTGGAACAGGGCCGCAGCTTCGAATTCGAGCAAGGTGCCTTGTATGCAAAAGTCTACGCGCTGGCCGAGCAGCGCAAGGGCCGGCCGCTGACCCGCGAGGCGTTGCCGAACATCCGTCTGGAGAGCCCGAAGATCACCCGCAAACTGACCACTGCCTGGTTTGCCAACCGCGTGCAGGAACGCTACCAGCGCTGCATCAACAAGGCATTCGCCAACTAG
- a CDS encoding dienelactone hydrolase family protein: MAITDKRLDNWQQFRFEDGEFAFPVYKQVPPGVDNPPAIVVMHEVPGIYPAVIDFAERLLSEGYCVYMPSLLGEPGKDFSIPYVLGSISKACISREFQVLALKQASPITNALRALCRHAHKECGGVGVGAIGMCLTGNFALALMVDESVMAPVLSQPSLPFPVSAQHKRDLHVSDAQLQCIKQRVAAGDVKVLGLRFSHDRSSPPERFERLREELGSGFEGIEIDSGPGNPDGIPRTAHSVVTRDLVDTDGHPTQAALQRLLGFFDEQLRG, translated from the coding sequence ATGGCCATAACCGACAAACGCCTCGACAACTGGCAGCAGTTCCGCTTCGAGGACGGCGAGTTCGCCTTTCCGGTATACAAGCAGGTGCCACCGGGCGTCGACAACCCGCCGGCGATTGTGGTGATGCATGAGGTGCCGGGCATCTACCCGGCGGTGATCGATTTTGCCGAACGTCTGCTCAGTGAAGGTTACTGCGTGTATATGCCTTCGCTACTCGGCGAGCCGGGCAAGGACTTCAGTATTCCCTACGTGCTCGGTTCGATCAGCAAAGCCTGCATCAGCCGCGAATTCCAGGTGCTGGCACTGAAACAGGCCAGCCCGATCACCAACGCGCTACGTGCCCTGTGCCGGCATGCGCACAAGGAATGCGGCGGGGTTGGTGTGGGTGCCATCGGCATGTGCCTGACCGGCAACTTCGCCCTGGCGCTGATGGTCGATGAGTCGGTGATGGCGCCGGTGCTGTCGCAACCCTCGCTGCCCTTCCCGGTCAGTGCGCAGCACAAGCGCGATCTGCACGTCAGCGACGCACAACTGCAGTGCATCAAGCAGCGCGTCGCCGCTGGCGACGTGAAGGTGCTGGGGCTGCGCTTCAGCCACGACCGCAGCAGCCCGCCGGAGCGCTTCGAGCGCCTGCGCGAAGAACTGGGCAGCGGCTTCGAGGGCATCGAAATCGATTCCGGCCCGGGCAACCCCGATGGGATTCCGCGCACGGCACACTCGGTGGTGACCCGCGATCTGGTCGACACCGACGGTCATCCGACCCAGGCCGCGCTACAGCGACTGCTCGGCTTCTTTGACGAACAATTGCGCGGCTGA
- a CDS encoding HdeD family acid-resistance protein produces the protein MNPDNPTPQNLAANFIEALQAHARVAVITGVILLLCGLLAVAAPLAAGVSITILVGLLLAVGGIGQCLLAFRTGAFGKSLLVLLIGLLTVIAGMYLLTQPLEGLEAITLFLAAYFLATGVFELLAAMQMRPTPGWGWMLFNGLVTLVLGLIIWRQFPLSGVWAVGILFGLKLMMGGWWLVVLGRSAGKATQGK, from the coding sequence TTGAATCCAGACAACCCGACACCGCAGAACCTCGCCGCCAACTTCATCGAAGCGCTCCAGGCTCACGCACGGGTGGCGGTGATTACCGGCGTCATCCTGCTGCTGTGCGGCCTGCTGGCCGTGGCTGCGCCACTGGCGGCAGGTGTTTCCATCACCATTCTGGTAGGCCTGCTGCTGGCAGTCGGTGGTATTGGCCAGTGTCTGCTGGCCTTTCGCACCGGCGCCTTCGGCAAGAGCCTGCTGGTCTTGCTGATCGGCTTGCTGACAGTGATTGCCGGCATGTACCTGCTCACCCAGCCGCTTGAGGGACTTGAAGCGATAACGCTGTTTCTCGCTGCCTACTTTCTGGCAACCGGTGTCTTCGAACTGCTGGCGGCCATGCAGATGCGCCCCACCCCCGGCTGGGGCTGGATGCTGTTTAACGGCCTGGTGACCCTGGTGCTGGGCCTGATCATCTGGCGCCAGTTCCCGCTCTCGGGCGTCTGGGCGGTGGGCATCCTGTTCGGCCTCAAGCTGATGATGGGCGGCTGGTGGCTGGTAGTGCTGGGCCGCAGTGCCGGCAAGGCCACGCAAGGCAAATAA
- a CDS encoding ribonucleoside-diphosphate reductase subunit alpha produces the protein MLTETTRENPQATPQQQAADTSQELAATAPGQLRVIKRNGTVVAYTDDKITVAITKAFLAVEGGTAAASSRIHETVARLTEQVTATFKRRMPSGGTIHIEEIQDQVELALMRSGEQKVARDYVIYRESRSQARAQRNSSTPAQPHPSIRIKLADGSLAPLDMGRLDIIISEACADLAEVDAALIQRETLKNLYDGVSPNDVTTALVMTARTLVEREPNYSYVTARLLMDTIRAEGLGFLGVVESATHHEMAELYARALPVYISKGIEFELLNPLLASFDLEKLGKAINHERDQQFTYLGLQTLYDRYFIHKDGVRFELPQIFFMRVAMGLAIEEPQKEERAIEFYNLLSSFDYMASTPTLFNAGTLRPQLSSCYLTTVPDDLSGIYNAIHDNAMLSKYAGGLGNDWTPVRALGAYIKGTNGKSQGVVPFLKVVNDTAVAVNQGGKRKGAVCAYLETWHMDIEEFIELRKNTGDDRRRTHDMNTANWIPDLFMKRVFDDGPWTLFSPSEVPDLHDLTGKAFEERYEYYEAMAGYGKIKLHKTIAAKDLWRKMLSMLFETGHPWLTFKDPCNLRSPQQHVGVVHSSNLCTEITLNTCKDEIAVCNLGSVNLPNHITDGQLDTAKLQKTIKTAVRMLDNVIDINYYSVPQAKNSNFKHRPVGLGIMGFQDALYLQHIPYGSDAAVEFADKSMEAVSYFAIQASCDLADERGSYSSFEGSLWSKGILPLDSQQILIEQRGQKYIDVDLTESLDWAPVRARVQKGIRNSNIMAIAPTATIANITGVSQSIEPTYQNLYVKSNLSGEFTVINPYLVRDLKNRGLWDPVMVNDLKYYDGSVQQIERIPQDLKDLYATAFEVETKWIVDAASRRQKWIDQAQSLNLYIAGASGKKLDVTYRMAWYRGLKTTYYLRALAATSTEKSTISTGKLNAVSNGGIDEAFSAAPAGPAPVPKACAIDEPDCEACQ, from the coding sequence ATGTTGACCGAAACCACTCGCGAGAACCCCCAGGCCACCCCGCAGCAACAGGCTGCGGATACCTCCCAGGAACTGGCGGCCACCGCTCCCGGTCAACTGCGCGTGATCAAGCGCAACGGCACCGTGGTCGCCTACACCGATGACAAGATCACCGTGGCCATCACCAAGGCCTTCCTCGCGGTGGAAGGTGGCACGGCCGCTGCGTCCTCGCGTATCCACGAAACCGTGGCACGGCTGACCGAGCAGGTCACCGCCACCTTCAAGCGACGCATGCCTTCCGGCGGCACCATCCACATTGAAGAAATCCAGGACCAGGTCGAGCTGGCGCTGATGCGTTCCGGCGAGCAGAAAGTCGCCCGCGACTACGTGATCTACCGCGAATCACGCAGCCAGGCGCGCGCCCAGCGCAACAGCAGCACGCCGGCGCAGCCGCACCCGAGCATCCGCATCAAACTCGCCGATGGCAGCCTGGCGCCACTGGACATGGGTCGCCTGGACATCATCATCAGCGAAGCCTGTGCCGATCTGGCCGAAGTCGATGCCGCGCTGATCCAGCGCGAAACCCTGAAGAACCTCTACGACGGCGTGTCGCCCAACGACGTGACCACCGCCCTGGTGATGACTGCGCGGACCCTGGTCGAGCGCGAGCCGAACTACTCCTACGTCACCGCCCGCCTGCTGATGGACACCATCCGTGCCGAAGGCCTGGGCTTTCTCGGCGTAGTCGAAAGCGCCACCCACCACGAGATGGCCGAGCTGTACGCCCGTGCCCTGCCGGTCTACATCAGCAAGGGCATCGAGTTCGAACTGCTCAATCCGCTGCTGGCCAGCTTTGATCTGGAAAAGCTCGGTAAGGCGATCAACCACGAACGCGACCAGCAGTTCACCTACCTCGGCCTGCAGACCCTCTACGACCGCTACTTCATTCACAAGGATGGCGTGCGCTTCGAGCTGCCACAGATTTTCTTCATGCGCGTGGCCATGGGCCTGGCCATTGAAGAACCGCAGAAGGAAGAGCGCGCCATCGAGTTCTATAACCTGTTGTCGTCCTTCGACTACATGGCCTCGACGCCGACCCTGTTCAACGCCGGCACCCTGCGCCCGCAGCTGTCGTCGTGCTACCTGACCACCGTGCCGGACGACCTGTCGGGTATCTACAACGCCATCCACGACAACGCCATGCTGTCGAAGTACGCCGGCGGGCTGGGCAACGACTGGACGCCGGTGCGCGCACTGGGCGCCTACATCAAGGGCACCAACGGCAAATCCCAGGGCGTAGTGCCCTTCCTCAAGGTGGTCAACGACACTGCAGTCGCGGTCAACCAGGGCGGCAAGCGCAAAGGTGCCGTGTGCGCCTACCTGGAAACCTGGCACATGGACATCGAGGAGTTCATCGAGCTGCGCAAGAACACCGGTGATGACCGCCGTCGTACCCACGACATGAACACCGCCAACTGGATTCCCGACCTGTTCATGAAGCGCGTGTTCGACGACGGCCCGTGGACCCTGTTCTCGCCATCCGAAGTACCCGATCTGCACGACCTCACCGGCAAGGCCTTCGAGGAGCGCTACGAGTACTACGAAGCCATGGCCGGCTACGGCAAGATCAAGCTGCACAAGACCATCGCCGCCAAGGACCTGTGGCGCAAGATGCTCTCCATGCTGTTCGAAACCGGCCACCCGTGGCTGACCTTCAAGGATCCGTGCAACCTGCGCAGCCCTCAGCAGCACGTCGGTGTGGTGCACTCCTCCAACCTGTGCACCGAGATCACCCTGAACACCTGCAAGGACGAAATCGCCGTATGCAACCTCGGTTCAGTCAACCTGCCGAACCACATCACCGACGGCCAGCTGGACACCGCCAAGCTGCAGAAGACCATCAAGACTGCCGTGCGCATGCTGGATAACGTCATCGACATCAACTACTACAGCGTGCCGCAGGCGAAGAACTCCAACTTCAAGCACCGTCCGGTGGGCCTGGGCATCATGGGCTTCCAGGATGCGCTGTACCTGCAGCACATTCCCTACGGCTCCGACGCCGCCGTCGAATTCGCCGACAAGTCGATGGAAGCGGTCAGCTACTTCGCCATCCAGGCCTCCTGTGACCTGGCCGACGAGCGCGGCAGCTACTCCAGCTTCGAGGGTTCGCTGTGGTCCAAGGGCATCCTGCCGCTGGATTCGCAGCAGATCCTGATTGAGCAGCGCGGCCAGAAGTACATCGACGTCGACCTCACTGAATCGCTGGACTGGGCGCCGGTCCGCGCCCGTGTGCAGAAAGGCATTCGTAACTCGAACATCATGGCCATCGCCCCGACCGCGACCATCGCCAACATCACCGGCGTATCGCAGTCGATCGAGCCGACTTATCAGAACCTCTATGTGAAATCCAACCTCTCCGGCGAGTTCACCGTGATCAACCCGTACCTGGTGCGCGACCTGAAAAACCGTGGCCTGTGGGACCCGGTCATGGTCAACGACCTGAAGTACTACGACGGTTCGGTACAGCAGATCGAGCGCATCCCGCAGGACCTCAAAGACCTCTACGCCACCGCCTTTGAAGTGGAAACCAAGTGGATCGTCGATGCAGCCAGCCGTCGCCAGAAGTGGATCGACCAGGCGCAGTCGCTGAACCTGTACATCGCCGGCGCCTCCGGCAAGAAGCTCGACGTGACCTACCGCATGGCCTGGTACCGTGGCCTGAAAACCACCTACTACCTCCGCGCCTTGGCCGCCACCAGCACCGAGAAGTCGACCATCAGCACCGGCAAGCTGAACGCGGTATCCAATGGCGGTATCGATGAAGCATTCAGCGCCGCACCGGCTGGTCCGGCCCCGGTACCGAAAGCCTGCGCCATCGACGAACCGGACTGCGAGGCCTGTCAGTAA
- a CDS encoding substrate-binding periplasmic protein — translation MNFTRHKSAITLIRLVWLCLLFASAVPASEVLRYPKSLPGFEDRDAYALELLQLALHKAGSNLQLQASANYMEKSRALTELANNRSVDVVWSMTSTAREADLLPIRISIDKGLLGWRIALLSADKAQLLQQVTSLQDLQQLRAGQGHDWPDRYILEASHLPVVTSSSYASLFLMLKAGRFDYFPRSLLEIEEELRRLKSTGLVADPYLLLHYPSNTYFFVAPGNRALARTLTIGLQRAIADGSFDRLFYSNFGDVLRRARIGQRRVIELENPLLPATRPLQPNELKLNREHLPDPGNPRRPAPQAGCNQRPADNNVFSTGPATC, via the coding sequence TTGAATTTCACCAGACATAAATCGGCAATCACCCTGATCCGGCTGGTATGGCTGTGCCTGCTGTTCGCCAGTGCCGTGCCTGCCAGCGAAGTGCTGCGCTACCCGAAATCCCTTCCCGGCTTCGAGGATCGGGATGCTTACGCCCTGGAGTTGCTGCAACTGGCACTGCACAAGGCTGGCAGCAACCTGCAACTGCAAGCATCCGCAAACTACATGGAGAAAAGTCGGGCGCTGACCGAGCTGGCAAACAACCGCAGCGTCGATGTGGTCTGGTCGATGACCAGCACAGCCCGTGAAGCCGATTTGCTGCCGATCCGCATCAGCATCGACAAGGGTCTGCTTGGCTGGCGCATCGCCTTGCTCAGCGCGGACAAGGCGCAGCTGCTGCAACAGGTCACCAGTCTGCAGGACCTGCAACAGCTGCGCGCCGGTCAGGGCCATGACTGGCCGGATCGTTACATTCTTGAAGCCAGCCATCTGCCGGTGGTGACCAGCTCCAGCTATGCCAGCCTGTTCCTGATGCTCAAGGCCGGGCGCTTCGATTACTTTCCGCGCTCGTTGCTGGAGATCGAGGAGGAGTTGCGCAGGCTGAAATCCACCGGCCTGGTCGCCGACCCCTACCTGTTATTGCATTACCCGAGTAACACCTACTTCTTTGTCGCGCCGGGTAACAGGGCGCTGGCCCGGACATTGACCATCGGCCTGCAGCGCGCCATCGCCGATGGCTCGTTTGACCGGTTGTTCTACAGTAATTTCGGCGACGTTTTGCGCCGCGCCAGAATCGGCCAACGCCGGGTCATCGAGCTGGAAAACCCGCTGTTGCCGGCAACCAGGCCCTTGCAACCCAATGAGCTGAAGCTCAATCGCGAACACCTGCCCGATCCCGGCAACCCCCGGAGACCCGCGCCGCAGGCTGGCTGCAATCAGCGGCCGGCTGACAACAATGTCTTCTCAACCGGGCCTGCCACCTGCTAG
- a CDS encoding ribonucleotide-diphosphate reductase subunit beta — protein sequence MLSWDEFDQEDGSDTQAAAPAKAAAPVVAASLEKLDKAAAGSVEEARAVSASDSTAIARAKAALNQLDIQEGLDELEGASARVHVGDKQMINARADLNQLVPFKYDWAWQKYLDGCANHWMPQEVNMNADIALWKSKDGLSEDERRIVKRNLGFFSTADSLVANNLVLAVYRLITNPECRQYILRQAFEEAIHTHAYQYCIESLAMDEGEIFNMYHEIPSVAKKASWGLKYTRSISDPTFTTGTVETDKELLRNLIAYYCVLEGVFFYCGFTQILSMGRRNKMTGVAEQFQYILRDESMHLNFGIDVINQIKIENPHLWDAQMKDEATQMILQGTQLEIEYARDTMPRGVLGMNAAMMEDYLKFIANRRLSQIGLKEEYPGTVNPFPWMSEIMDLKKEKNFFETRVIEYQTGGALSWD from the coding sequence ATGCTTAGCTGGGACGAATTTGATCAGGAAGACGGCAGCGACACTCAGGCAGCCGCCCCCGCCAAGGCCGCTGCGCCGGTAGTAGCTGCCAGCCTGGAAAAACTCGACAAGGCCGCTGCCGGCTCGGTCGAGGAAGCCCGTGCGGTGTCCGCCAGCGACTCGACAGCGATCGCCCGCGCCAAGGCCGCACTGAACCAGCTGGACATCCAGGAAGGCCTCGACGAACTGGAAGGCGCCAGCGCACGCGTGCACGTCGGCGACAAGCAGATGATCAACGCCCGTGCCGACCTCAACCAGCTGGTGCCGTTCAAGTACGACTGGGCCTGGCAGAAGTATCTGGACGGCTGCGCCAACCACTGGATGCCGCAGGAAGTGAACATGAACGCCGACATTGCCCTGTGGAAGAGCAAGGACGGCCTCAGTGAAGACGAGCGACGCATCGTCAAACGCAACCTCGGTTTCTTCTCCACCGCCGACAGCCTGGTCGCCAACAACCTGGTGCTGGCCGTGTACCGCCTGATCACCAACCCCGAGTGCCGCCAGTACATCCTGCGTCAGGCCTTCGAGGAAGCGATCCACACCCACGCCTACCAGTACTGCATCGAATCGCTGGCCATGGACGAAGGCGAGATCTTCAACATGTACCACGAGATTCCGTCCGTGGCGAAAAAGGCCTCCTGGGGTCTGAAGTACACCCGCTCGATCTCCGACCCGACCTTCACCACCGGCACCGTCGAGACCGACAAGGAACTGCTGCGCAACCTGATCGCCTACTACTGCGTACTCGAAGGCGTGTTCTTCTATTGCGGCTTCACCCAGATCCTGTCCATGGGCCGGCGCAACAAGATGACCGGCGTCGCCGAGCAGTTCCAGTACATCCTGCGCGACGAATCCATGCACCTGAACTTCGGCATCGACGTGATCAACCAGATCAAGATCGAAAACCCGCACCTGTGGGACGCACAGATGAAGGACGAAGCGACCCAGATGATCCTGCAAGGCACCCAGCTGGAAATCGAATACGCCCGCGACACCATGCCCCGCGGCGTGCTCGGCATGAACGCGGCGATGATGGAGGACTACCTCAAATTCATCGCCAACCGCCGCCTGTCGCAGATCGGCCTGAAAGAAGAATACCCGGGCACGGTGAACCCCTTCCCGTGGATGAGCGAAATCATGGATCTGAAGAAGGAGAAGAACTTTTTTGAGACGCGGGTTATTGAATATCAAACAGGTGGGGCGTTGAGCTGGGATTGA